TGCACACTTCAACTCCTCTCTTCTTCACTGCCATCTCTATATTTGGTGAGTTTCCCCATTATCATCTTTCAATAAATTTTCCCAGAAAATTCCAAGCTAAAAGATACCCAATTTAAATTGTGAATTATATGCCTATAATAAATTATCTGCAATTTTGTACTTGCAATTTATGTAACAGTTTAGTTCAAATCAGCCTAACATTTAGATAAGTTGACTTATTAATCTGTGCCAAAActgaacaccccccccccccctcccccatccccccccccaaaaaaaaaaaaaaaacacaccaaCAATAGAAATATACACAGTACCCGTCCAGAATTGGATGAGTTGAACGAATCATAATTTTATGACTAATTTTGTCACCCATTAATTTTCATCTCTTGTCATGAATTTTGTGAATCTATCAAACTCATCTTGGAATACCATTTAGTTAACGTACTGAAATTCCATATAACTGCCAGAAGGGAAATTCATGGGAATTTCTTAGGCAAATGGGATTATGACCGGTAAAAGAAATGGAACATAAATGGTGTTCCATCATTGCTGCGATCCCATTTATGttcaatcaagaaaaatcaatgGAATATCATAATTGAAAATCCACATCAACAAGATATCGTGACCCACTCATCAGGACTTCGGATAACACATCATGTGAGCAAGACATTTAATGGTCCTACCAGTCGTTTATTGTCACTACAATGAATGAGGAACCAACAAGATTTATGGATTCTGCCCTTTAATGGAAATCCAACATTGCTACCATTCAACAAGTACGGAAGTACCCACTTGATATATTTTCACATTATGGAACCACTGAGATACTGGCTAGATAGTAGTGGAGGCCACTATACTCTCCGCCCATTGATATTAGCAACGGTCCAATGTTATTATTCAGTGTTAATTTTTCTTCCCCAACTAAAAACaattaaacaaaaacaaataaagaagacactaacATAATAATATGAGTAAAGGCATACAACAGGTACAGTAAGGCATGTACAAAAACAAAAGGACCATACATCAAAGTCCACTAAGTACCTCATCTCTCCTTACAATAATTAATATAATTATAAGTACCCATCTCTCCCATTTGCATTTTTCTATGtttttacttcttcttttttttctagcTTTTAGTTATTATTTTAATATAATAAAGATTCTTGTGTGTCATGCCACACTGATAATGCTCTCTCCATTACTAAAATTTGACATCACTTGAAATCCTGAGTGCCTAGTAGATGATGATGGTGATGGGTGGCTTTGATCTAGTGACAAGGACAATGTCAACGACAAGGAAGATGCATCCATTGTTGAGCTCTGATTCAAGTTAAAGTCACTTATTCTTGATGAATTTGACAGTGGAACAACAGGCACCGACCGGATGAATAAAGATGAACCGTTATAGCTTTGATCTCCTTGCCCAAGGATTGGAGTTTCTATTGGCTTCCCAAAATTTACTGGCAAAGATGTCACATGAAATGCATTGATTTTGGAAGTTTCTACAAAAGGCAATGATGTTGGTGCCAGAGCTGGTGGAATAGGGTGTTCTTGCAGATTTTTGTTTTCTTCTGTTGGCAATACAGATACCTGTTTGTCATAGAAGCAAAGCTTAGGAACTAAACTCTAAATCACCAAAGATCCCTTCGATTTGCATCAAATATTTATTACTCCCTTCGTTCCAATTTAAGTGATTCAATTCGGATTTTGAGAATAAACAAGAAAACCTTTGAGTGCGATTTTACCTTTAAATCGTTAATTAAATTAGGAGAGAGGGAGTAATAGGCAAGCAATTTAATTGGAGATTGAGTGAAATACCGAGTCAGTGGTGATATCAAAGAGGCTAGAACGGCGGCGACGGCGATTGAGGTTAGTTCGCCGGAGGAAGTATTTCTGAGCATGGCTTGCAACCTGTGTGGGTGTGCGAGTCTTGACGAAATTTCTAGAGATTCCTCTCCAGTCTCCTTTTCCCACTTTCTGCAATCCCAAAAGGAATAGCTTGTGCTCTTCCTCCGTCCACGGAACTCCTACAATTAAATCCAAAACACAGCCAACTTAATCAAAAATAAATAACCAGGGAGTACTAGAAAGCAGGTTCACCACAGCGTGAGAGAGAAAGAAAACAATCTAAAAGAAGCTTGAACGAAAATATATTTTTCTCAGGGGCAATTAAAATGGACATCAAGAAAGACATACGGATTAAGAATCAAAAGGAAATGTGTAAGGACACTAGCAAATAATAGAAATCCAAAAGGGTATAGAGACTAAAACGATAGATGATCTATTAACACGTTGACTTATACTAGAACAATCCATTGGCAAAGAGAAATGATTACTCCACACCACAGAAAAGAGATCTGACCTCGCTTACGTTCACGGCCGATGCCGGAGTGGTTAGCAACAGCGTCGTCGGCAGAGGCGTAGCTCTCATCAACCACTTTAGAGGACTCATTGTTATTTCCGCTGTTGCTATCATTGGGCAGCTCGTACTGAGACAGATTGTTCAAACTCACACTCTTCCTCATGGGGTCCACCTTCACCCTCACACCAAACAACATGATCTCACCGCCCCCACTCACGTCGGCGTCCGGCAAAGACTCGCCGCCGCACGTGAAGGAGTTGTGGCCGTTAGTTCCAGACTGCGAACAGCAACTCGACATCGCAAAATCAACGAAATATTATACGAATTTGAGAACAACGGAGAAGACTATGCATATATAGGGCACCGAATAGAGGCGTGTGGACAATGGAGATAAGaaaatatatagagagagagagtgctGAGTAGGAGACAGGTGTGATAGGTAATTAAGAAAAGTCCATGTGGCTAAGTGTAACTTTATGATTTGAGACAACAACGTGCCCACCATATGACGGACGGTTTATCCGATTCTTCTTCTCTCTCACCTCGTTTCGGGTCAACCATATAGATCCGGGTTTTAGACCCGTCCTCTCCCAGATATTTTTGTTTTCAGGTTGCTTTTATTTTTGGAATAATAGCACTTTCATCTCTCAACTACTCATAAATCATAATTTTAGTCCTTATAATATATGACTAAGTATTAACCCTCAATTGATTAAATATTAGAAAATCTGTTTATGGTTAATTTAATGTGGAATATtttatatctatattatttttaaaattatattaccTTCAGGTATGATAAGTAATAGTAAAAACCtaacataatacatgcataaattAAAGTATAATAGCTAAAACTTCGATAAGTTGTGAAAATTTACCATCGAGGAAATAATAATAAGGGTATATCATTTAAGAGAAACGCTCTCGGCGCAAGATAAGCGTGGCTAGCTAACTTGCGCCACCGGCGATGGCAAAGAAAAAGCAGAATCGCTAAGCACAGGCGACTACTGCATCAGCACAAGACAACAATAGCACTCATCGTAGACCAAATATTGGGGTTTCTCAAAAGCCTAATTTAGAGAAGCGACCTACGCCGCCACCGGAAACCCACCATGAACCAGCGCATGCAACGGACTTGGAGAAGAATGGGATTCCCGCAACGGCAAGTCGTACGAATACCCCAGCATCAGGTGTACCTCAAACCCTTGCTCCAATGCGATTATTCCACTGGATGCCTGGGATGGGTAGTGCTCCAACCGTGATACCACCGGTACGAAACCCAAAAGATACTCCTATTGAAGGGAAATGCAGTGCCCCAACTGTAATTTCTAAAGCCCAAGAGCCAGTGCCTACAGAACCAGTGGTAGAGGGAACTTCGCCGGAAGGAGGTGTAAATACATCAAACCCGGTTAGGAAGCTTGTATTTACTGGGAAATCGGATGATGCACCAACAATGGTTGAGGTGGTTCGAAAAAATCGTGCTGCTACTATGGGTTTGAAATTGGATTATTTCCCTCCGGTTCTCAAAGATGGGGTTAAAGTTGTGCAGCTGGATCCATTAGAACTGGAGAAGGAGGCGGGCAAATGGAGTACATCCTTAATTGGCTATGTTATTGGAAGGAATCCTACCTGCAAGGATATGTTGAAGTTTGTTTATGGGGTCTGGAACTTCGTTTCAATACCACAGGTACTTCGTCACGATGATGGATGCTTCATTTTTAGATTTGACAGTGAGAAAGATAGAGACGCGTTGTTGCAATATGGGTCATATACTTACAATAACCATCATATGATATTGAAGAAATGGGTCCCAGATTTCCAAAAGAGTGCTGAGCAGTTGAAAACGATTCCATTATGGGTTGTGTTTCCTAAATTACCTATCCACTTTTGGGCTACAGAAAATTTGGGGAGGATAGCTAGTTACCTTGGGAAACTACTCTGCACTGATAGTTTGACAGCCAGGGGAGACAGAGTTTCGTTTGCCCGACTTCTTATTGAAATGGATGTGAGTCAAAAATTACCAGACTCGGTACTTATAAAGGTGCCTGGAGGTGATTACTATGAACAAGATGTGGAATATGAATGGCAACCTATGTTCTGCCAGGATTGCCTTCAAGTTGGGCATAATACTGGTACATGCAAATCGAAAGAAAACAACCCTCCTCCTAGGAAACGAAATAGGAGAAGGAAGCACCAACCCAAGGAAGAATGGCAAGCCAAACCCGACACAAGTCAGGTTGGGGTAACAACTACCCAACAGACTGTTGCTCAGGGTGCACCAGAGACAGAGCAAAACGAAACAGATGTGGCACAGGCCACTGAGATAGATGTAGCTACTCCGGAGGTTGAGATGGTGTCCGAATTGAATAATACGAATGCTACTGTTTATCATGAGAAAGCAAAGGGGAAACTGGCTACCATACCTGAAGACACTCGGAGCCTACCCTTGCATGAAGATGCTGACCTTATTACAAAAATGCTTAAGCAAAACCACTCCATGGCCCTAAGGATCCATCCAGAGGCAGCTATGCAGAGGATTGCTACGGGTTCGACTACCGTAAGGAACCCCCCATGATTTTTTTCTGCTCATGGAATATAAGGGGTCTTAATAGAccctttaagcagaaagaactcAAGACCTTTCcgttgaaaaataaaataaccttaTTGGGTTGTCTTGAGACAAAAGTTAAAGCCAATAAAGCtgataagataaagagatatttGGGTCCTGATTGGGAGGTAGCTACTGATTATGCTAAACATATGCAAAAAGAGTATAATTCCCTTGAGAGGAGGATTAACGCTATCAAGAGGACCTACAGGCTACTCCAGAAT
The nucleotide sequence above comes from Lycium barbarum isolate Lr01 chromosome 3, ASM1917538v2, whole genome shotgun sequence. Encoded proteins:
- the LOC132632709 gene encoding transcription factor MYB1R1-like; amino-acid sequence: MSSCCSQSGTNGHNSFTCGGESLPDADVSGGGEIMLFGVRVKVDPMRKSVSLNNLSQYELPNDSNSGNNNESSKVVDESYASADDAVANHSGIGRERKRGVPWTEEEHKLFLLGLQKVGKGDWRGISRNFVKTRTPTQVASHAQKYFLRRTNLNRRRRRSSLFDITTDSVSVLPTEENKNLQEHPIPPALAPTSLPFVETSKINAFHVTSLPVNFGKPIETPILGQGDQSYNGSSLFIRSVPVVPLSNSSRISDFNLNQSSTMDASSLSLTLSLSLDQSHPSPSSSTRHSGFQVMSNFSNGESIISVA